From the genome of Candidatus Endomicrobium procryptotermitis:
AAGCGATTGCCAAATTAAAACTGTTATTTTCTTATTTTAAAATAACTAAGATGTCTCCGTTTTCGCCTTCTTTAATAGTGTGGTAATATGTATCTAAAACTATTTTCATTTTATCTGAATCCATTTTTCTATCTTTATTTAAAATTATTTTTTGCTTACGATTGTAATAATGTTCAAACTTAAAAAAACCATTAAACGAATCACCTCCTAAACCCTCCTGTCCCCAAATGTTTTTTAACGAGGGATAAAGAAAAGCGATATGTCTTGTAACTTCTGTTCTTCCTATACTGCCTTGTATTTGCAATTTAGTCTTTGCAACCTCGTCCTTGCTTGTCCATATCCGCGATAAGTCATTTAATAACAATTCATTTCTAAAATTTGCATATCGTTCTTGGTCTGCCAAAACATTTCCAAAAGCAAAAGAAAATACAAGAAAAGAATAAAGCAAAATCAACAGGGGAGCAGCCATAAATTTTTGCCAAAGCTTATTAAAATTTTTCACAGTAATAATGCCAATTATTGCAAGAACCACGCCAATGCCTATCAAAGACCTTCCACTAAAAGAACTTTCCTTTAATATTAAAAAGTTCCGTAAGACAGAGGTATTGCAAGCGCCGCAAATAAAACGCCTGCTGCTGCGTCGGATAGAATAAACGACCTTTTACGCTTTGAAAAAATAACAAGAGATGCTATAAAACAAATAAACAGTAAAACCGCCAAAACGCTCCAAATGTCGTTTAGATAAGACGACAGCGTTTTAAAAAGCTTTATAATGTTATGATAAAGCCCACTGGTCATCTCGGAAAACGCAAAAATCTCGGTTTTTCTATATCCTTTTGGCATAGGCAGAGCACACTTAAAAATAAAAGCCGCAAAAAAATATGGACTGATAAAAATTAAAATTTTTTTCAATATATCCTTAATTC
Proteins encoded in this window:
- a CDS encoding glucosyltransferase domain-containing protein, which codes for DKAHWSSRFFLRYIKFFLISFVCLIAMWMSYQAANGIFLVMILGLALKDFLDNARIKDILKKILIFISPYFFAAFIFKCALPMPKGYRKTEIFAFSEMTSGLYHNIIKLFKTLSSYLNDIWSVLAVLLFICFIASLVIFSKRKRSFILSDAAAGVLFAALAIPLSYGTF